In the genome of Carboxydocella sporoproducens DSM 16521, the window CCAGTGTTTGGTCATATCGCTGTATTTAGGCGCCGATTGCACTGCTATCAGTGATTTGGCATAGGCCCGATAGATGAGCGCAGCCGCTTCCCCTCTAGTCACCTGCCGGGTTGGCCTGAAGGTATTGTCAGGATAACCGGTAACCAGTCCGGATAGTTTAGCAGTGGCGATATACTGATAAGCCCAGTAGCCGGAATACACATCTTTAAAATAGATTTTCCGGGTAGTTAATGCTAATTTTTTCGCCCTTACCAGCAGGGTAGCCATTTCACTCCTGCTAATCGGTCCATTGGGCCTGAAAGTACCATCCGGATAACCTTTGATCAGACCAAGATGGTATATCCGGGCAATAGCCGGGCTGTACTCCGCCTGATAAACATCGCTGAAGGGCACCAGTTGTTTTTGGGCACTGACAGTACGCTGTAATAAATCATCCAGTTTGCTATCTACAGACGCCAGAGTCTGCGCCATAGGATTGAAGTTTTCTGAAATCACCTTCATTACATAGCTTTTGGTTACCAGTGGGTCAGCCGCATCCCCGGGCCTGGCCCAGCCGCTCTTGCTTAATCCCAATCCAGCCATGATCAGTAGAAAAGAGAGTGCTAGAATCCTGTTTTTCCGCAAAACAAAAACCCCCTTTCCCTGTTATTTCAACAGGCGGGGGAAGAATTCCTGCCATTCCCGGGGAGAAATGGCCCGGTATTTTACACCATCAATATAGAAATCCTTACCCTGAACGGCTTCCTTGTAAGTTCGTTCCGGTCCGATTTGCCGGTAGAGGGAATAATATTGCCAGAGCTCCTGCATGGTCAGATTGGTATCTACAGCCCCGATCAGTAAATAGGCCAGCCGGGGCAGTTTCCACCATTCCTCCGGTTGACGGAGCTTGGCACTAAAAGCTCTCACCACTTGCTGATCATCATGTCTAATCCCCAGCCGGGTTTGCTCAAAGGCCGTTGCCATGGTAATCTCTTTTCCATTGATGGTGGTGGGTCCAACCAGTTCAGACATGCTGGCAAAAGCTTTCTGCTCAATCGCTACATACTTGCTGAGCGGTAGGCCCAGATAGGTACTTACCGCTGTTAGTACCGCCGTCCGGCCTTGAGCAGCAAACATCTCTCCCACCGTTTGCGGTAGCCCCCGGCTGCCCGGCCCTCCGCGGTGACTGGCATAATAGGCGAAGACAGGGACGGTTCCGATCACCGCTTTGCTGCCATCAGCTCTCATGACCAGAATAGTAAGAGCTTTTAGTTCTCGGCCATTATGCCAGAAAATAGCTACTGGTTCATTGATAGATTGTTCACTGCTCCAGCCGGTTGCAGCACCAGAAATGTTCAGAATAACGACCAGCACCATCCCTATCCAGATTCTTCTGCTAATCTGCATTTAAATCACCAGAACACAGGTTAACCAGCTGGAACAGTTTTTATTCCCGCAGAATAGCTATTTTTGCGGTTTCAACTGTTGATACAACATTTCTGCCAGACCAATCCCACCGGCCTTGCTCATCTGCATCGCCAGTTCCCCATCCAGCATATCCCGAAAGATCTCCTCTCCATTATCTTCCGGGAACAGTCCTCCTTTGGGAACAGTAGCCCGCATCCTCTGCAGGAGCTGGTGTAAAAAGAGAGCCTCCATCTGCTGGCAGGCCCCTTTCAGCTTCTTATCATCAGCGCTTTTGGCCGCCTGTTCCAGCACCCGGGCAAACTCCTGCCCTTCACCCGGAACGGTACTCTTGACCGCTTCCCGGGCCAGTTTCAGCGGGGAGGGCCCACCGATACCATTAACTGTCACCGGCTATCCCTCCTTAACGTTTGAGCTGGTTGGCGACCTGCATCATATCATCAGCGGTCTGGATCGCCTTGGAATTCAGCTCATAAGCCCGCTGGGCCATAATCATTTTCACCATTTCCTCAGCCACCTGGACATTGGAAGTCTCAATAAAACCACTCATCACCCCTGCCTGGTCTTCAGACACGGTTTCCGCCGGACCAGAGGCAGCGGTGGGGAAATACAGGTTCTGGCCCCTCTTCTCCAAACCCTGCGGGTTGGTAAACCGCACCCGGCGAATCAGGCCCACTTCCTGGGTCAGAACGAATTTGCCATCATCCCCTACATCCACCTGAACTACCCCCTTGTCCACTTCCGGCAGGGAGGAACTGACCAGCCTGGCGGGTTTAAACCCCCCATTGCCATCAGCAACCTGCAGGGAGGTGACAATATTGCCTTCACTGTCCACCTTGAAACTGCCGGCCCGCACATAGGCTTCACTGCCATCGGGCATTTCTACCTTGAAATAGCGGTCTTTGGGCGGATTGGGCTGACTGTCTGATGGTTGCCATTGTTCAAAGTCGCCGGTGAAAAATCCAGTGCCATTATCCACCAGAGTCTTGGCATCCTTAAGAATATAAATATCTGCTGATACTGCAGTTTTCCTGGGCATGACAATACTGCCATTTTCCGCAATGGATACCGCTTCCGGATCGCTGATCAGCACCTCATCGGCCGTCTTGTTCTGCAAGGACAGCTGATAGCCATCTACTGTTACAATCCGCCCTTCACTATTAATTTTGAAGGAGCCATCCCTGGTATAGGCGACCTGGCCGTTGGGCAGACGGATTTCAAAAAAGGTGTCATCGGTTAGTGCCAGGTCAAAGGGATTATTAGTAGCCTGCAGATTGCCCTTGCTGAACTCTGTCCTGATCCCGGCCACCCTTACCCCCAAACCCAGCTGGAAATTGATCGGGGAAGTGGTCCCATCAGCCAGCACCCGGCCGTTTTCCCGCAGATTGGCATAAAGCAGATCCTGAAACTCCACTGAAGTCTTTTTGTAACCGGTAGTATTGACGTTTGCCAGGTTGTTGGCGATATTGTCAATATTGGCCTGCTGGGCCGTCATACCGCTGGCCGCTGTCCATAAAGTCCGTATCATTCCGACTCCCTCCTTATACCCTGCCTACTTCATTAACAGCTTTCTCCAGAAGCTGGTCTTCCGCCTGAATGGTTTTTTGCCCGGCTTCATAGGTCCGCATAGCCGTCAGCATATTCACCATTTCCAGTACCGGATTGACATTGGACTGTTCCAGAAAACCGGGACGCAGCACCGGTTCCGCCAGCGGGGTTGCTCCTGTCCCCTGGAAGAGGGAGTCCCCCAGTTTCTGCAGGGCCTGGGGATTGGCAAAAGTCACCACCCGCAGCTTTCCTACCGGCTGACCATTGGCTGTTACCTGTCCCTGTTCATCAATAACCACCTTGCTGCCGGGCTGAACCCGAATCAGTCCCCCCTGCCCCAGCACCCGGTAACCGGCAGAGGTGACCAGGTACCCCTGTTCATCCAGCTGGAAAGCGCCATTGCGGGTGTAGGCCTCTCCGGCAGGAGTCTGAACCACGAAAAAGCCATTCCCGGCAATAGCCACATCCAGCGGTGCCTCCGTCTGGCGCAAGGGTCCCTGGGTAAAGATAGGCAGCACTGCCTGCAAACGGGCACCTGTGCCCAGCCCACCTACCAGCGGCCGTACATCCCCTTTATCCGCCCCCGGAATTCCCGGGTCATTGAGCCGGCTCAGCAGCAACTGGGGAAAAGCTTCAACGACAGTCTCATCTCGCTTGAAACCGGCTGTATTGACATTGGCCATGTTATTGGCGATGGTGTCCATGCGTTTTTGCTGGGCCACCATCCCGGACGCTGCTGTATATAATCCTCTGATCAAACCAACCCCTCCCCCGCTTAAATCCGCTTCAGTTCCGTCATCATCTTGACCAGCAACCTGGCAGCCTGGGCCTTGGTAATAGCCGCCCGGGGTGCTAACACTCCCGGTTTCACCCCATTGATATAGCCCTTTTGCAGAGCTACAGTTATGGCATTTTTAGCCCACCAGGGCACCTGGGCCCAATCCCTGAACCCGGGGCTGGTCCCACCATCCCTGGCAGCAGCCCAGTTACCGGCCCGGCTGAGGATGGTCATAAACTCCGCCCTGGTTACCGTACCATAAGGGTTAAAACGCCCATTGCCTGTACCTTTCATGTAACCAGCCCTGATTACCGCCTGAATATACGGGTAACGGGCATCACCGGTCGACAAATCGGTAAAGTAAAGATAATTATTGTTCAAGGGCTGCAGTCCCAGCGCCTTAGCCAGAATTACTGCCAGCTCGGCCCGGGTCAAGGCCCGGTCAGGACGAAAAGAGGTACTGCTGTCCGGTGACATGATACCACGAGCCAGCAGGGCTTCGATATCCTCCTGGGCCCAGTGGCCCTCTACGTCGGCATAAACCCTGACATCGGCCAGCACCGCATAAACTCCATTCCCCGGCAGCCAGGCAGTTACTGTTCCTTTGCGGCTGTCTGCCACTCCCGCCAGCGGCTCCCAGTTCCCATCGCCATTATAGCGATAGAGGTCCAGGCGCCGACCCTGCTCCGAACTGAGACCTGGCGCGGTTTTAACCGTCAGAGTTACCCCCTGTTCCCCCAGTCCTTCGATACTCAGCACCGGTCCGGCAAAAACCCGACCACCTCCGGAAATAGTATAGTCCCGGGGATTTTCGCTCCTGACCCGCAGGTATTCATTGCCGCTGAATACCCCGGGCGGTACCGTCAATTGAACCATTCCGCCCCAGAGTTTGAAGTTACCGCCGCTGA includes:
- the flgF gene encoding flagellar basal-body rod protein FlgF, with product MIRGLYTAASGMVAQQKRMDTIANNMANVNTAGFKRDETVVEAFPQLLLSRLNDPGIPGADKGDVRPLVGGLGTGARLQAVLPIFTQGPLRQTEAPLDVAIAGNGFFVVQTPAGEAYTRNGAFQLDEQGYLVTSAGYRVLGQGGLIRVQPGSKVVIDEQGQVTANGQPVGKLRVVTFANPQALQKLGDSLFQGTGATPLAEPVLRPGFLEQSNVNPVLEMVNMLTAMRTYEAGQKTIQAEDQLLEKAVNEVGRV
- a CDS encoding rod-binding protein, which codes for MTVNGIGGPSPLKLAREAVKSTVPGEGQEFARVLEQAAKSADDKKLKGACQQMEALFLHQLLQRMRATVPKGGLFPEDNGEEIFRDMLDGELAMQMSKAGGIGLAEMLYQQLKPQK
- a CDS encoding LCP family protein, which gives rise to MQISRRIWIGMVLVVILNISGAATGWSSEQSINEPVAIFWHNGRELKALTILVMRADGSKAVIGTVPVFAYYASHRGGPGSRGLPQTVGEMFAAQGRTAVLTAVSTYLGLPLSKYVAIEQKAFASMSELVGPTTINGKEITMATAFEQTRLGIRHDDQQVVRAFSAKLRQPEEWWKLPRLAYLLIGAVDTNLTMQELWQYYSLYRQIGPERTYKEAVQGKDFYIDGVKYRAISPREWQEFFPRLLK
- a CDS encoding flagellar hook-basal body protein; this translates as MIRTLWTAASGMTAQQANIDNIANNLANVNTTGYKKTSVEFQDLLYANLRENGRVLADGTTSPINFQLGLGVRVAGIRTEFSKGNLQATNNPFDLALTDDTFFEIRLPNGQVAYTRDGSFKINSEGRIVTVDGYQLSLQNKTADEVLISDPEAVSIAENGSIVMPRKTAVSADIYILKDAKTLVDNGTGFFTGDFEQWQPSDSQPNPPKDRYFKVEMPDGSEAYVRAGSFKVDSEGNIVTSLQVADGNGGFKPARLVSSSLPEVDKGVVQVDVGDDGKFVLTQEVGLIRRVRFTNPQGLEKRGQNLYFPTAASGPAETVSEDQAGVMSGFIETSNVQVAEEMVKMIMAQRAYELNSKAIQTADDMMQVANQLKR
- a CDS encoding S-layer homology domain-containing protein; translation: MRKNRILALSFLLIMAGLGLSKSGWARPGDAADPLVTKSYVMKVISENFNPMAQTLASVDSKLDDLLQRTVSAQKQLVPFSDVYQAEYSPAIARIYHLGLIKGYPDGTFRPNGPISRSEMATLLVRAKKLALTTRKIYFKDVYSGYWAYQYIATAKLSGLVTGYPDNTFRPTRQVTRGEAAALIYRAYAKSLIAVQSAPKYSDMTKHWARPYVDYLTKAGVIPVEAGGKFNPDAPATRLWVVEALAKLQ